In Hypomesus transpacificus isolate Combined female chromosome 4, fHypTra1, whole genome shotgun sequence, the following are encoded in one genomic region:
- the LOC124466997 gene encoding uncharacterized protein LOC124466997 isoform X1 has protein sequence MGIEQWELKHSLALVMTLAERAEEYRQVNDSFRHNAFKFIELMLTSGCHEIYVNEILHSIFFLGHILHLEAFHTLQTNVPEFTPEGILGEMYEEVQELFREPFDCYQTQLPKRTPFSCVLDMVVHRCGEHNEQQIVRQLSELVQGLELRERYKLTSSTICVSKYGRYTYYGASMSTEGRTAGRIMIAVSCLHTWHKSVSDAVMSYFPGKQKRNDFDGTLQLPDYVHCQAYSLRDREGIPPCFSCSNLFGLTTTDKRQFVYGNCAEAESVSRLLSDEQEVAYVIARQVEASPLYNSGKREHVARQVKRYLEDVKFPNVPQGVHILNDFMHAGDFVYYNPNW, from the exons ATGGGCATTGAGCAATGGGAACTAAAACACAGTTTGGCACTG GTGATGACTTTGGCAGAGAG GGCAGAGGAATATCGTCAGGTGAACGACAGTTTCAGACACAATGCCTTCAAGTTCATTGAGTTGATGTTGACTTCTGGATGTCACGAAATATATGTTAATGAG atACTTCATAGCATCTTTTTCTTGGGCCACATTTTGCACCTCGAGGCTTTTCATACCTTGCAAACCAATGTGCCAGAGTTCACTCCAGAAGGTATTTTGGGTGAGATGTATGAAGAAGTTCAAGAGTTGTTCAGAGAACCCTTTGACTGTTACCAAACACAGCTGCCCAAGCGGACCCCATTCTCTTGTGTTCTTGATATG GTTGTTCACAGATGTGGGGAACACAATGAGCAGCAAATAGTGAGACAGTTGAGTGAGCTGGTCCAAGGATTGGAACTGAGGGAGAGATACAAGTTGACTTCCTCCACCATCTGTGTCTCTAAGTACGGGAGATACACGTACTACGGAGCATCCATGTCCACCGAAGGAAGGACCGCAGGTAGAATCATGATAGCAGTGTCCTGTCTACATACCTGGCACAAATCTGTGTCCGATGCTGTGATGTCCTACTTCCCAGGAAAGCAAAAGAGGAATGATTTTGATGGCACCTTACAGCTCCCTGACTATGTCCATTGTCAGGCTTACAGCctcagggacagagagggtATACCTCCCTGCTTCTCCTGTAGTAACCTGTTTGGTCTGACGACCACAGACAAAAGGCAGTTTGTCTATGGGAATTGCGCCGAGGCAGAGAGTGTAAGCAGACTACTGTCAGACGAGCAGGAGGTTGCCTATGTGATTGCCAGGCAGGTGGAAGCATCACCCTTATACAACTCTGGAAAGAGGGAACATGTGGCGAGGCAAGTTAAGAGGTACCTGGAGGATGTAAAATTCCCTAATGTACCTCAAGGGGTTCACATTTTAAACGACTTCATGCATGCTGGGGATTTTGTTTACTATAACCCTAACTGGTAG
- the LOC124467052 gene encoding uncharacterized protein LOC124467052 produces MASQLLMKFTRCGDISNPKQLLMDLSRLASQHLNVKIPLTNPHGSSWRIGGLEDTIYSDNPQEVEEWGKFYLPEYVKMEVLGTVEDMPCQGTQLVIVVGEDGHIYGHDDQTLHLVASSITELCTSGIQYPGIKTFYRGECFKNMTKKDWAAVRKGSVGRQLDQDHKALVSSAKSGIKQRLAEIKRQRQGVVYSFQKIPPGRPMM; encoded by the exons ATGGC GTCTCAGCTCTTAATGAAGTTCACAAGGTGTGGGGACATATCAA ATCCCAAGCAATTACTGATGGATTTGTCACGCCTGGCGTCCCAACACTTGAATGTAAAGATTCCACTGACGAACCCTCATGGTAGTAGTTGGAGAATAGGAGGCTTAGAGGACACCATCTACTCTGACAACCCTCAGGAGGTAGAGGAATGGGGGAAATTCTACCTGCCAGAGTATGTGAAGATGGAGGTCCTGGGAACTGTGGAGGACATGCCCTGCCAGGGCACCCAGCTGGTCATCGTGGTGGGTGAAGACGGGCACATATATGGGCATGATGATCAGACCCTGCACCTTGTCGCCAGTAGTATAACGGAGCTGTGTACCTCTGGGATTCAGTACCCCGGCATCAAGACATTCTACAGAGGGGAGTGCTTCAAGAACATG ACGAAAAAGGACTGGGCAGCTGTGAGGAAGGGCAGTGTGGGAAGACAACTGGATCAGGACCACAAAGCTTTAGTGAGCTCAGCCAAGTCTGGCATCAAGCAGCGTCTGGCTGAGATCAAGAGGCAGCGCCAAG GGGTTGTCTACTCGTTTCAAAAAATACCACCAGGACGTCCTATGATGTAG
- the c4h6orf136 gene encoding uncharacterized protein C6orf136 homolog, with the protein MAVCRGCISFWVGYVRSHGSRQPIKQQGWGLAQKLDSQWNGQSRHMSSASWALLPPNSLRYQNVKQPALSHPFHHSSQPQRTNGLEEEWEDSVSVCVLVGPGEYDGQHTLVEVPLFGQMKIGELLASGANRPMEFLFLTTVDGSREDDISVGKKAEGSGTVDGDMEKRERGSFRSLFEAEGCPAPFMYGSRFYCFHCPGMEPLPGFGDLSEHGIGFDSGSRDLALLLPSSLCSHAEREHMENDRERDSEGEEKLSLMYEKLRIELPSFFIKSHDYSMYSIDMEFINGLLNARTRGRMVYQLSLSLWRLLCLCYYAEARLEVLKLTKHAEDRTIQARWRVRGLPFYSLLLRFYRRDKSHLYRSYDAFSTFYVGHDGLIHCHKVEKVMQAQPPILPRVGSLLAGALVALGVEEHRPALNLLPLLLSSLRQGRD; encoded by the exons ATGGCTGTGTGCAGAGGGTGCATCTCCTTCTGGGTGGGATATGTCAGGAGCCATGGCAGCAGGCAACCAATCAAGCAGCAGGGCTGGGGTCTTGCACAG AAGCTTGATTCACAGTGGAATGGACAAAGCCGACATATGAGCAGTGCATCCTGGGCCCTGCTGCCTCCCAACAGTCTGAGGTACCAGAACGTGAAGCAGCCAGCCCTCTCACACCCCTTCCACCATTCGAGCCAGCCCCAGAGGACAAATGGCCTGGAGGAAGAGTGGGAAGACTCTGTCAGTGTCTGCGTACTGGTGGGACCAGGGGAGTATGACGGCCAGCACACTCTGGTGGAAGTCCCCCTGTTTGGGCAGATGAAAATAGGAGAGCTCCTGGCTTCCGGGGCCAATAGGCCCATGGAGTTTCTCTTCCTGACCACTGTGGACGGTAGCAGGGAAGATGACATCAGCGTCGGAAAGAAAGCGGAAGGTTCCGGCACGGTTGATGGAGATatggaaaagagggagagggggtcttTCAGAAGCCTGTTTGAAGCTGAGGGGTGTCCAGCACCGTTCATGTATGGCTCGCGTTTCTATTGTTTCCACTGCCCCGGTATGGAGCCTTTGCCTGGCTTTGGGGACCTGTCAGAACATGGCATCGGCTTTGACAGTGGTTCCCGGGACCTTGCTTTGTTGCTGCCTTCCTCGCTGTGTAGCCACGCTGAGAGGGAGCACATGGAGAACGACAGGGAACGCGACAGCGAAGGAGAAGAGAAGTTGTCCCTGATGTATGAAAAGCTGAGGATAGAG CTTCCTAGTTTCTTTATAAAGAGTCACGACTACAGCATGTACTCCATCGACATGGAGTTCATCAACGGCCTCCTTAATGCCAGGACCAG AGGTCGCATGGTGTACCAGCTGAGCCTGTCGCTGTGGcgtctgctgtgtctgtgttactACGCCGAGGCCCGGCTGGAGGTGCTGAAGCTGACCAAGCACGCGGAGGACAGGACCATCCAGGCCCGCTGGAGGGTCAGGGGCCTGCCCTTCTACTCTCTCCTGCTGCGCTTCTACAGGAGGGACAAGTCCCACCTCTACAG GTCCTACGATGCGTTCTCCACCTTTTACGTCGGGCACGACGGGCTCATACACTGTCACAAAGTCGAGAAG GTGATGCAAGCCCAGCCCCCCATCCTGCCCAGGGTGGGCTCACTGCTGGCAGGGGCTCTGGTGGCGCTGGGAGTGGAGGAACACCGGCCTGCCCTCAACCTGCTGCCCCTCCTGCTGTCCTCACTTCGACAGGGGAGAGACTGA
- the LOC124466997 gene encoding uncharacterized protein LOC124466997 isoform X2, translated as MVMTLAERAEEYRQVNDSFRHNAFKFIELMLTSGCHEIYVNEILHSIFFLGHILHLEAFHTLQTNVPEFTPEGILGEMYEEVQELFREPFDCYQTQLPKRTPFSCVLDMVVHRCGEHNEQQIVRQLSELVQGLELRERYKLTSSTICVSKYGRYTYYGASMSTEGRTAGRIMIAVSCLHTWHKSVSDAVMSYFPGKQKRNDFDGTLQLPDYVHCQAYSLRDREGIPPCFSCSNLFGLTTTDKRQFVYGNCAEAESVSRLLSDEQEVAYVIARQVEASPLYNSGKREHVARQVKRYLEDVKFPNVPQGVHILNDFMHAGDFVYYNPNW; from the exons ATG GTGATGACTTTGGCAGAGAG GGCAGAGGAATATCGTCAGGTGAACGACAGTTTCAGACACAATGCCTTCAAGTTCATTGAGTTGATGTTGACTTCTGGATGTCACGAAATATATGTTAATGAG atACTTCATAGCATCTTTTTCTTGGGCCACATTTTGCACCTCGAGGCTTTTCATACCTTGCAAACCAATGTGCCAGAGTTCACTCCAGAAGGTATTTTGGGTGAGATGTATGAAGAAGTTCAAGAGTTGTTCAGAGAACCCTTTGACTGTTACCAAACACAGCTGCCCAAGCGGACCCCATTCTCTTGTGTTCTTGATATG GTTGTTCACAGATGTGGGGAACACAATGAGCAGCAAATAGTGAGACAGTTGAGTGAGCTGGTCCAAGGATTGGAACTGAGGGAGAGATACAAGTTGACTTCCTCCACCATCTGTGTCTCTAAGTACGGGAGATACACGTACTACGGAGCATCCATGTCCACCGAAGGAAGGACCGCAGGTAGAATCATGATAGCAGTGTCCTGTCTACATACCTGGCACAAATCTGTGTCCGATGCTGTGATGTCCTACTTCCCAGGAAAGCAAAAGAGGAATGATTTTGATGGCACCTTACAGCTCCCTGACTATGTCCATTGTCAGGCTTACAGCctcagggacagagagggtATACCTCCCTGCTTCTCCTGTAGTAACCTGTTTGGTCTGACGACCACAGACAAAAGGCAGTTTGTCTATGGGAATTGCGCCGAGGCAGAGAGTGTAAGCAGACTACTGTCAGACGAGCAGGAGGTTGCCTATGTGATTGCCAGGCAGGTGGAAGCATCACCCTTATACAACTCTGGAAAGAGGGAACATGTGGCGAGGCAAGTTAAGAGGTACCTGGAGGATGTAAAATTCCCTAATGTACCTCAAGGGGTTCACATTTTAAACGACTTCATGCATGCTGGGGATTTTGTTTACTATAACCCTAACTGGTAG